Proteins encoded within one genomic window of Haematospirillum jordaniae:
- a CDS encoding helix-turn-helix domain-containing protein, with translation MLTDREAEVLTWVARGKSTWEIGQILRLAERTVLYHIENAKKKMDATSRTHLVVKAMMADLIDP, from the coding sequence GTGTTGACAGATCGTGAAGCTGAGGTGCTCACTTGGGTTGCGCGAGGAAAGAGTACTTGGGAGATTGGTCAGATTCTCAGGTTGGCCGAGAGAACGGTCCTCTATCACATAGAAAATGCGAAGAAGAAGATGGATGCCACAAGCCGGACCCATCTGGTTGTGAAGGCAATGATGGCTGATCTGATTGATCCTTGA
- a CDS encoding helix-turn-helix domain-containing protein produces the protein MNSEKDPDPIDIHVGSRMQLRRTLMGMTQEQLAKSIGVSFQQVQKYERGLNRLSASRLFDVCQALGVSMLYFFEDITEELLRSRKRNADVIDPAALGGRGRRPVGDLMNKTESLELVRSYWHMPANQREKIRALVDTLARANRE, from the coding sequence GTGAATAGTGAAAAAGATCCTGATCCGATCGACATCCATGTCGGTTCGCGGATGCAGCTGCGCCGTACCTTGATGGGCATGACGCAGGAACAGTTGGCCAAATCCATTGGTGTGTCATTTCAACAGGTTCAGAAATATGAACGAGGTCTGAATCGATTGAGCGCCAGTCGTCTTTTTGATGTGTGTCAGGCGCTTGGTGTTTCGATGCTCTACTTCTTCGAGGATATTACCGAAGAATTGTTGCGTTCCCGCAAGCGCAACGCTGATGTTATTGATCCTGCTGCCCTTGGCGGGCGGGGCCGGCGACCGGTTGGTGACCTTATGAACAAGACGGAGAGTCTTGAGCTTGTTCGGTCTTATTGGCATATGCCGGCCAACCAGAGAGAGAAAATTCGGGCCTTGGTTGATACCTTGGCAAGAGCTAATCGGGAATGA
- a CDS encoding pilus assembly protein N-terminal domain-containing protein translates to MAQAFRMPWEDEKAKAPVINPDKIHDVKVVRDSLEIIRLPAGGKIIISSAPEVANLYLRDPDMLFIVGRLRGSTSVVVADEALAPVWSGSVIVTDIEEEEE, encoded by the coding sequence ATGGCCCAAGCCTTCAGGATGCCTTGGGAAGATGAAAAGGCAAAAGCACCCGTTATCAACCCGGACAAAATTCATGACGTGAAGGTGGTGAGGGATTCTCTGGAAATCATCCGGCTGCCGGCTGGAGGAAAGATTATTATTTCTTCGGCCCCGGAAGTTGCCAACCTTTACCTGAGGGACCCCGATATGCTGTTTATTGTCGGACGTCTAAGGGGATCAACCAGTGTCGTTGTTGCTGACGAGGCACTCGCTCCGGTCTGGAGCGGTTCGGTCATCGTTACGGATATTGAAGAAGAGGAAGAATGA
- the purB gene encoding adenylosuccinate lyase yields MIPRYSRPEMVSVWEPANRFRIWFEIESHACDAQAKLGIIPQKAADSVRTYGNKPYTPERIARIDAIEQTTKHDVIAFTTELAEHIGEDARFVHQGMTSSDVLDTCLAVQLTQASDILLKDIDALLDALKARAMEHRLTVCMGRSHGIHAEPVTMGLKFAGFHAEFQRARARLLQARENIATCAISGAVGTFANIDPFVEEYVAEKLGLKPEPLSTQVIPRDRHAEYFATLGVIASSIERIATEIRHLQRTELREAEEFFSEGQKGSSAMPHKRNPILTENLTGLARLVRGYAIPAMENVALWHERDISHSSVERMIAPDATITLDFALARLTSVVRNLVIYPEAIERNLNQMGGLIFSQRILLALTQAGVSREDAYTLVQRNAMKVWQGKSDLLSILKQDKDITTHIPETDLTKLFDLGYHTRHVDTIFRRVFGEKIV; encoded by the coding sequence TTGATTCCCCGTTACTCCCGCCCCGAAATGGTTTCTGTTTGGGAACCTGCCAACAGGTTTCGCATCTGGTTCGAGATCGAGTCTCACGCCTGCGATGCCCAAGCAAAACTGGGAATCATTCCGCAGAAAGCCGCTGATTCTGTACGCACATACGGCAACAAGCCTTACACGCCTGAACGGATCGCACGGATCGATGCCATAGAGCAAACAACAAAGCACGACGTCATTGCCTTCACCACAGAACTGGCCGAACATATTGGCGAAGATGCCCGCTTTGTTCACCAAGGCATGACATCTTCAGACGTTCTGGATACCTGCTTGGCTGTACAGCTGACACAGGCATCAGACATTCTTCTGAAAGATATCGATGCCCTTCTGGATGCCCTCAAGGCCCGTGCCATGGAACACCGGTTAACGGTTTGCATGGGGCGAAGCCATGGTATTCATGCAGAACCCGTGACAATGGGGCTGAAGTTTGCAGGCTTCCACGCCGAGTTCCAGAGAGCACGCGCCAGATTGCTCCAAGCACGGGAGAATATAGCAACATGCGCTATTTCCGGGGCTGTCGGGACCTTTGCCAACATCGATCCTTTTGTTGAGGAATACGTCGCAGAGAAACTGGGGCTGAAGCCTGAGCCTCTGTCCACCCAAGTTATCCCCCGTGACCGGCATGCCGAATACTTTGCAACCTTGGGGGTTATCGCTTCTTCCATCGAACGGATCGCAACTGAAATACGTCACCTCCAGAGGACAGAGCTGCGTGAGGCTGAAGAATTCTTCTCCGAAGGACAAAAGGGCAGCTCTGCCATGCCCCATAAACGCAACCCGATCCTGACAGAAAACCTGACAGGACTGGCGCGTCTGGTACGTGGCTATGCCATCCCCGCGATGGAGAACGTAGCCCTGTGGCATGAACGCGATATCAGCCACTCATCCGTCGAAAGAATGATTGCCCCGGACGCCACCATAACCCTTGATTTTGCCCTGGCCCGGCTGACAAGCGTTGTTAGGAACCTAGTCATTTACCCCGAAGCCATCGAACGCAATCTCAATCAGATGGGGGGCCTTATCTTCAGCCAGAGGATACTTCTGGCACTTACGCAAGCAGGCGTCAGCCGGGAAGATGCCTATACACTGGTGCAGCGCAATGCCATGAAGGTCTGGCAAGGAAAAAGTGATCTTTTGTCCATTCTCAAGCAGGACAAGGACATCACCACCCATATACCGGAAACAGACCTGACAAAACTGTTCGACCTTGGCTACCACACACGCCATGTGGACACCATATTTCGCAGAGTTTTCGGGGAGAAAATTGTCTGA
- a CDS encoding DUF1476 domain-containing protein, whose product MAEVFRDREKAFEAQFGHDQDLAFRIRARGNKVLGLWVAEALGIAGGGAEEYARSLVAVALEKAGEEGVIRKILTDFQERDVDMTEARLKVKIEKIMVEARDSILRDG is encoded by the coding sequence ATGGCTGAGGTTTTTCGCGATCGTGAGAAAGCATTTGAGGCCCAATTCGGGCATGATCAGGATCTGGCGTTCCGGATTCGGGCCCGGGGTAATAAAGTGCTGGGTCTATGGGTAGCCGAAGCCTTGGGAATAGCTGGTGGTGGGGCCGAAGAGTACGCGCGCAGCCTTGTTGCGGTCGCTCTGGAGAAAGCCGGTGAGGAGGGTGTGATTAGGAAGATACTCACTGACTTTCAGGAGCGCGACGTGGATATGACGGAGGCACGTCTGAAAGTAAAGATTGAGAAAATAATGGTGGAGGCAAGGGATAGCATCTTGCGTGATGGGTAA
- the purC gene encoding phosphoribosylaminoimidazolesuccinocarboxamide synthase, with product MGRRRQIYEGKAKILFEGPEPGTLVQYFKDDATAFNNQKKGTITGKGVLNNRISEYLFQKLGDIGVPTHFIRRLNMREQLVRAAEIIPIEVVIRNSAAGSLSKRLSIPEGTLLPRTIIEYYYKNDELGDPMVSEEHITAFGWATIQDIDEILSVSLRINDFLSGLFLGVGLRLVDFKLEFGRIYHENGEPQIILADEISPDNCRLWDVKTNEKLDKDRFRRDMGSVEEAYQEVARRLGILPEGGPRDMPGPATMQ from the coding sequence ATGGGACGTCGCAGACAGATTTATGAAGGAAAAGCCAAAATCTTGTTCGAGGGTCCCGAGCCCGGAACCTTGGTTCAGTACTTCAAAGATGATGCAACCGCTTTCAATAATCAGAAAAAGGGTACCATTACCGGCAAGGGTGTTCTGAACAACCGGATTTCTGAATACCTGTTCCAGAAACTGGGTGACATTGGGGTCCCGACACACTTTATTCGGCGTCTGAATATGCGGGAGCAACTGGTCAGGGCCGCAGAAATCATACCGATCGAAGTTGTTATTCGTAACAGCGCAGCCGGCTCCCTTTCCAAGCGACTGAGCATTCCCGAAGGTACGCTGCTCCCCCGCACAATCATCGAATATTATTACAAAAATGATGAGCTGGGAGATCCCATGGTTTCCGAAGAGCACATCACCGCTTTTGGCTGGGCCACGATTCAGGACATTGACGAAATTCTTTCCGTCAGCCTGCGCATTAATGACTTTCTCTCCGGTCTTTTTCTTGGGGTCGGGCTGCGCTTGGTTGACTTCAAGCTTGAATTTGGCCGGATTTATCACGAGAACGGCGAGCCGCAGATTATATTGGCCGATGAAATCAGCCCCGATAATTGCCGCCTGTGGGATGTAAAGACCAACGAAAAGCTGGACAAAGACCGCTTCCGCCGCGACATGGGTTCTGTGGAAGAGGCCTACCAAGAAGTAGCACGCCGCCTCGGGATCCTGCCCGAAGGTGGTCCACGTGACATGCCCGGCCCTGCAACCATGCAATAA
- the purS gene encoding phosphoribosylformylglycinamidine synthase subunit PurS, translating to MKAKVYVTLKNGVLDPQGKAIEGALKNLGLVGIDNVRQGKYIELELGATDPVEARALIEKACRDLLANTVMENYTITIEP from the coding sequence GTGAAGGCAAAAGTATACGTCACTCTGAAAAACGGGGTTCTGGACCCACAGGGTAAAGCTATTGAGGGGGCACTGAAAAACTTGGGGCTTGTCGGCATCGACAATGTTCGCCAAGGCAAGTACATCGAGCTGGAACTCGGCGCAACAGATCCAGTAGAAGCCCGCGCACTGATTGAAAAGGCCTGCCGGGATTTGCTGGCCAATACCGTTATGGAAAATTACACCATCACCATAGAGCCATAA
- the purQ gene encoding phosphoribosylformylglycinamidine synthase subunit PurQ, whose amino-acid sequence MKAAVIVFPGSNCDRDLAVALEKSSGKAPAMIWHRESQLPDDLDLVAIPGGFSYGDYLRCGAMAAQSPVMREVKRLAARGTRVLGICNGFQILTEAGLLPGALMRNRNLAFICRDVFLRTENNQSSFTGQYAPAQVIRIPVAHHDGNFFTDDETLARIENGGQVAFRYCTADGTVDERANINGSRNNIAGILNESKTVLGMMPHPERLADEKLGGTDGKPLFDSLVETLSQ is encoded by the coding sequence ATGAAAGCCGCCGTTATTGTATTTCCCGGCTCCAACTGCGACCGAGACCTTGCTGTCGCCTTGGAGAAAAGTTCGGGCAAGGCTCCGGCCATGATCTGGCACCGTGAAAGCCAGCTTCCTGATGATCTTGACCTTGTTGCCATCCCTGGCGGCTTTTCGTACGGGGATTATCTGCGCTGTGGTGCCATGGCTGCACAAAGCCCTGTCATGCGTGAAGTCAAACGCTTGGCCGCACGGGGGACCCGCGTTCTGGGCATCTGTAATGGATTCCAGATCCTGACCGAGGCTGGCCTGCTCCCCGGTGCCTTGATGCGCAACCGTAATCTGGCCTTTATCTGCCGTGATGTCTTCCTGAGAACAGAAAATAATCAAAGCTCCTTTACGGGTCAGTACGCGCCGGCGCAAGTCATTCGCATCCCGGTTGCTCACCATGATGGCAACTTCTTTACAGATGATGAAACCCTTGCCCGTATTGAAAATGGCGGGCAAGTCGCCTTCCGTTACTGCACAGCCGACGGCACCGTGGATGAGCGCGCAAACATCAACGGCAGCCGTAACAACATTGCCGGCATCCTTAATGAAAGCAAAACGGTCCTTGGCATGATGCCCCATCCTGAACGACTGGCTGACGAGAAACTCGGTGGCACGGATGGCAAGCCATTGTTTGATTCCCTGGTGGAGACCCTGTCACAATGA
- the purL gene encoding phosphoribosylformylglycinamidine synthase subunit PurL produces the protein MTALTPDVIASHGLNQDEYALILEIMGREPNLTELGIFSVMWSEHCSYKSSKKWLKTLPTKAPWVICGPGENAGVIDIGEGLAAIFKMESHNHPSFIEPCQGAATGVGGILRDVFTMGARPVANLNALRFGAPEYPLTRHLISGVVAGIGGYGNCVGVPTVGGEVNFHPSYNGNILVNAMTVGVARQDRIFYSAAAGVGNPVVYVGSKTGRDGIHGATMASAEFGEGAEEKRPTVQVGDPFTEKLLIEACMELMATDAIVAIQDMGAAGLTSSSFEMASKGGMGVELELDKVPMREPGMTPYELMLSESQERMLMVLVPGKEDMARHIFEKWELDFAIIGTLTDSGRMVLKWHGEVVGDLPIDPLAQASPEYDRPWIPTPPQPELAPNDVPEHAWTEVLPKLLSCPDMASRRWIWEQYDHMVMGDTVVRPGSDAAVVRLHSTNRALAMTTDCTPRYVKADPVEGGKQAVAESWRNLTASGARPLAITDNMNFGNPEKPAIMGQFVGACQGIAQACTTLEYPVVSGNVSLYNETSGQAILPTPAIGGVGLIEDLDRTATISFQAPGQTIILVGQGERRGWLGQSLYLREILGREDGAPPPVDLHHERKTGDFVRSVIQCGHTRTVHDVSDGGLLAAVAEMAMASSIGADLTVDFGGPLHATLFGEDQGRYVVVTEDGEPARAILAMAAGAGISARVIGCTGGDRIIINGQPGPTVKDLQHTHEAWLPDYMAG, from the coding sequence ATGACCGCATTGACCCCGGATGTTATTGCCAGCCATGGCCTGAACCAGGACGAGTATGCGCTGATTCTGGAGATTATGGGACGGGAACCCAACCTGACCGAGCTGGGTATTTTTTCGGTCATGTGGTCGGAACACTGCTCCTACAAATCATCCAAGAAATGGCTAAAAACACTGCCAACCAAGGCACCGTGGGTGATCTGCGGCCCAGGCGAGAATGCCGGCGTCATTGATATCGGTGAAGGGCTAGCGGCTATTTTCAAGATGGAAAGCCACAATCACCCGTCCTTTATCGAACCCTGCCAAGGGGCGGCAACGGGCGTTGGCGGCATTTTGCGGGATGTGTTCACAATGGGTGCCCGCCCTGTTGCCAACCTCAATGCCCTTCGTTTCGGTGCTCCGGAATATCCCCTGACACGCCATCTGATATCAGGCGTTGTGGCGGGTATTGGTGGGTATGGAAACTGCGTTGGCGTGCCTACGGTCGGCGGCGAGGTTAACTTCCACCCATCTTACAATGGTAACATTCTGGTCAATGCCATGACGGTCGGCGTTGCCCGTCAGGACCGGATTTTCTACTCTGCCGCGGCAGGGGTGGGAAATCCGGTTGTCTATGTCGGCTCCAAAACCGGGCGCGATGGTATCCACGGCGCCACCATGGCCTCGGCTGAATTTGGTGAAGGGGCTGAGGAAAAGCGACCGACCGTGCAGGTTGGTGACCCGTTCACGGAAAAACTCTTGATCGAAGCCTGCATGGAACTGATGGCCACCGATGCGATCGTGGCTATTCAGGACATGGGGGCTGCCGGCCTCACATCGTCTTCCTTTGAAATGGCCTCCAAGGGTGGCATGGGTGTGGAGCTGGAACTGGACAAGGTTCCCATGCGTGAACCCGGCATGACTCCCTACGAACTGATGCTGTCTGAATCCCAAGAACGCATGCTGATGGTACTGGTTCCGGGCAAGGAAGACATGGCCCGCCATATCTTCGAAAAATGGGAACTGGATTTTGCCATCATTGGCACCCTAACCGACAGCGGACGCATGGTGCTGAAGTGGCACGGCGAGGTAGTTGGTGACCTGCCGATTGACCCCCTAGCCCAAGCCAGCCCAGAATACGATCGTCCGTGGATCCCTACCCCACCACAGCCAGAGCTGGCACCCAATGACGTGCCGGAGCATGCGTGGACAGAGGTTCTGCCAAAGCTTCTCTCCTGCCCCGACATGGCCAGTCGCCGGTGGATATGGGAACAGTACGATCACATGGTGATGGGCGACACCGTGGTTCGCCCGGGTAGCGATGCGGCTGTTGTCAGATTGCACAGCACAAACCGTGCCTTAGCCATGACAACCGACTGTACGCCACGTTATGTCAAGGCTGACCCAGTTGAAGGCGGCAAACAGGCTGTGGCCGAAAGCTGGCGGAACTTGACGGCATCCGGCGCGCGCCCTCTGGCTATTACCGATAACATGAACTTCGGCAACCCGGAAAAGCCCGCCATCATGGGGCAGTTCGTCGGGGCCTGCCAAGGTATTGCCCAAGCCTGCACCACGCTGGAGTACCCGGTGGTTTCGGGTAACGTGTCCCTGTATAATGAAACCAGTGGTCAAGCGATCTTGCCAACACCAGCCATCGGCGGCGTCGGGCTAATTGAGGATCTGGACCGAACAGCAACCATTTCATTCCAGGCGCCGGGGCAAACGATTATTTTGGTCGGTCAGGGGGAACGGCGGGGATGGCTGGGGCAATCCCTTTACCTACGCGAAATCCTTGGTCGGGAAGACGGTGCACCGCCGCCGGTTGACCTGCACCATGAACGCAAGACCGGGGACTTTGTGCGCTCGGTGATTCAGTGTGGCCATACCCGCACGGTACACGATGTCTCGGATGGTGGCCTGCTGGCAGCGGTTGCCGAAATGGCGATGGCGTCAAGCATCGGGGCAGATCTGACGGTTGACTTTGGCGGCCCACTGCATGCGACCCTGTTCGGCGAAGATCAGGGGCGCTATGTTGTAGTGACAGAAGATGGAGAACCCGCACGCGCCATTCTGGCGATGGCGGCGGGGGCCGGGATTTCAGCCCGGGTGATCGGGTGCACCGGCGGTGATCGCATCATCATCAACGGTCAACCTGGCCCCACTGTGAAAGATCTCCAGCATACCCACGAAGCTTGGCTGCCCGATTACATGGCCGGCTGA
- a CDS encoding BolA family protein has protein sequence MAMHAADIEALIREAFPDADVVIEDLAGDGDHYAARVISRAFAGKSRVQQHQMVYAALKGKMGGELHALALQTAVPE, from the coding sequence ATGGCCATGCACGCCGCTGATATCGAAGCCCTGATCCGCGAGGCGTTTCCCGACGCCGACGTGGTGATCGAGGATCTGGCCGGAGACGGTGATCATTATGCGGCCCGGGTTATCTCCCGCGCGTTTGCCGGCAAAAGCAGGGTGCAGCAGCACCAGATGGTGTATGCCGCGCTGAAGGGCAAAATGGGCGGAGAGTTACACGCCCTAGCACTGCAAACCGCCGTGCCGGAATAA
- a CDS encoding group III truncated hemoglobin: MTPVDHPHWHAWTPQERATVIDRDALRRLVLAFYDRVQTHPDLGPVFEKTIQGNWQPHLDKMVEFWCSMMLGTRTYDGRPLPAHLALPDLHDHHFTQWLALFRATATDVFCPEPAEQLCIRAERMAASFRMALAIQRGERLF, translated from the coding sequence ATGACACCGGTCGATCACCCCCACTGGCATGCGTGGACCCCGCAGGAACGGGCTACGGTGATCGATCGGGATGCCCTGCGCCGTTTGGTTCTGGCTTTCTACGACCGCGTACAGACACACCCTGATCTGGGGCCAGTGTTCGAGAAAACGATCCAGGGCAACTGGCAACCACATCTGGACAAGATGGTGGAGTTCTGGTGTTCCATGATGCTGGGCACCCGCACTTACGACGGGCGCCCCCTGCCCGCGCATCTGGCTTTGCCTGATTTGCATGATCATCACTTTACCCAGTGGCTGGCCCTGTTCCGCGCCACCGCAACTGATGTGTTCTGCCCTGAACCGGCGGAACAACTGTGCATACGCGCAGAACGCATGGCGGCATCGTTCCGGATGGCGCTGGCCATCCAGCGTGGCGAGCGTTTGTTCTAA